A genomic segment from Nostoc sp. ATCC 53789 encodes:
- a CDS encoding reverse transcriptase domain-containing protein, producing MIRHSYTASESWKGMPWKKFRSTLFRLQKRIFKAVQVGDKPKARSLQKLILKSRAARYLAIRQVTQLNAGKKTAGIDGKKSLTFEERFALEELLKSNHSNWHHQGLREIPIPKKDGTTRLLKIPCISDRAWQCLAKFALEPAHEATFHARSYGFRPGRGAHDAQQYIQTNLKSSSNGINKRVIELDIEKCFDRIDHKIIMDSLISPKGLKLGIFRCLKSGVNPGFPDQGTPQGGVVSPLLANIALNGIEKIYHYKDDHYQYHEPSVRYADDMVIILRPQDNADEILAKISEFLAQRGMNVSVKKTKVTAATDGFDFLGWNFKVQKNGKLRRTPSVENFKAFRKKVKAIVNNSNYGAKVKAEKLAPLVRGWRLYHRFCKMDGSRFSLWFLNHRAYTVFNKEPKQTRHTSERLIDKAFPAVPYSEGRHVMVQGEKSPYDGNIAYWSARNSKLYNGETSFALKRQNHTCADCGLKFIDEERVHLHHIDGNHANCQKNNLEALHESCHDYRHMGKSE from the coding sequence ATGATTAGGCACAGCTACACAGCTAGTGAATCGTGGAAAGGAATGCCTTGGAAGAAATTCCGAAGCACCCTATTCCGCCTTCAAAAGAGAATATTTAAAGCGGTTCAAGTTGGAGACAAGCCGAAAGCTAGGTCACTACAAAAACTGATTCTGAAATCCCGTGCAGCTAGATACTTAGCGATTCGGCAAGTAACTCAATTAAATGCTGGCAAAAAGACAGCGGGTATTGATGGCAAAAAGTCCTTAACCTTTGAGGAACGATTTGCACTTGAGGAACTACTCAAATCCAATCATAGTAATTGGCATCACCAAGGATTAAGGGAAATCCCAATTCCTAAAAAGGACGGGACAACCAGATTACTTAAAATACCCTGCATCTCGGACAGAGCTTGGCAATGCCTAGCGAAGTTCGCACTAGAACCAGCACACGAAGCAACTTTTCACGCTCGGAGCTATGGTTTCCGCCCCGGTCGCGGGGCGCACGATGCACAACAGTACATCCAAACAAACCTAAAATCCAGTTCCAACGGAATAAATAAGCGAGTCATAGAACTCGATATTGAAAAGTGCTTTGACCGGATTGACCACAAAATAATCATGGATAGCCTAATATCCCCCAAAGGATTAAAGCTCGGTATATTCCGATGCCTAAAATCGGGCGTAAACCCAGGATTTCCCGACCAAGGGACACCTCAAGGCGGTGTTGTCAGTCCATTGCTCGCAAATATAGCGTTAAATGGGATAGAGAAAATATATCACTACAAAGATGATCATTATCAATACCATGAACCATCTGTAAGATATGCAGATGATATGGTGATAATTCTCAGACCCCAAGACAACGCCGACGAAATACTTGCCAAAATCAGCGAATTTCTAGCACAACGTGGGATGAATGTCAGTGTCAAAAAGACCAAAGTCACCGCCGCGACAGATGGCTTTGATTTCCTCGGCTGGAACTTCAAAGTACAGAAAAACGGAAAACTAAGAAGAACCCCTTCAGTGGAAAACTTCAAGGCATTCCGCAAGAAAGTAAAAGCCATCGTCAACAACTCGAATTATGGAGCCAAGGTCAAGGCTGAAAAACTAGCCCCCTTGGTTAGAGGTTGGAGGCTATACCACCGCTTCTGCAAAATGGACGGGTCAAGGTTCTCACTTTGGTTCCTAAACCACAGAGCGTACACGGTATTTAACAAGGAACCCAAGCAAACACGCCACACCAGCGAGAGGCTGATAGACAAAGCGTTCCCAGCAGTTCCTTACTCCGAAGGCAGACACGTCATGGTTCAGGGCGAAAAGTCACCCTATGACGGAAACATAGCTTACTGGAGTGCGCGTAACAGCAAACTCTATAACGGCGAAACCTCTTTTGCCCTTAAAAGGCAAAACCATACATGTGCTGACTGCGGTCTGAAATTCATAGATGAGGAGCGGGTACACCTGCACCATATAGATGGAAATCACGCCAACTGTCAGAAAAATAATCTTGAAGCATTGCACGAGTCATGCCACGATTACCGACACATGGGCAAAAGCGAATAG
- a CDS encoding helix-turn-helix transcriptional regulator: MEACTPMLMDVVRQIKVTIPDLSQKIKEAREKDGRSVQVLATSAGISTAYWYQIEQEKRQWISEETLRGIEQALGLDLGVRFDD, from the coding sequence ATGGAGGCGTGTACACCAATGTTGATGGATGTTGTTAGACAGATAAAAGTTACAATCCCAGATTTATCTCAAAAAATTAAAGAGGCAAGGGAAAAAGATGGAAGATCAGTGCAGGTTTTAGCCACCTCAGCAGGAATTTCTACTGCTTATTGGTATCAAATAGAACAAGAAAAAAGACAGTGGATTTCTGAAGAAACTCTGCGCGGGATTGAACAAGCTTTAGGATTAGATTTAGGGGTGCGTTTTGATGATTGA